In a genomic window of Occallatibacter riparius:
- a CDS encoding RNA polymerase sigma factor: MSTLAHVQSIFTRSSVNAEQEAVRQENLAIAAGLKRQEAGLLDELIVRYQHRLLRYLLFLTSSRELAEDLFQEVWMRVLMRGAQYNGKARFDTWLFTIARNLVIDYRRKRTLASLDELFEGSSEDDRPMSFEVADEQPSPFDRLSSGEDRERVSEALLELDTVYREVLVLRFHEDLSLQEIATVTRAPLSTVKSRLYRGLAAIKPTLEASARPVEVAG, translated from the coding sequence ATGAGCACCCTTGCGCACGTGCAGTCGATCTTTACCCGCAGCTCGGTCAATGCCGAGCAGGAGGCAGTGCGCCAGGAAAATCTCGCCATTGCCGCCGGGCTGAAGCGTCAGGAAGCTGGCTTGCTCGATGAGCTCATCGTTCGCTATCAGCACAGATTGCTGCGTTATCTTCTGTTCTTGACCAGCAGCCGCGAACTCGCCGAGGATCTCTTCCAGGAGGTCTGGATGCGGGTGCTGATGCGCGGGGCGCAGTACAACGGCAAGGCCCGCTTCGACACGTGGCTTTTCACCATAGCCCGCAATCTCGTAATCGACTACCGCCGCAAGCGCACGCTGGCCAGCCTGGACGAACTCTTCGAAGGCTCGAGCGAGGACGACCGGCCGATGAGCTTCGAGGTCGCCGACGAGCAGCCCTCTCCCTTCGACCGTCTCTCCAGCGGTGAAGACCGAGAGCGTGTCTCCGAGGCACTTCTGGAGCTCGACACGGTCTACCGCGAAGTGCTGGTGCTGCGGTTCCATGAGGACCTCTCGCTGCAGGAAATTGCGACGGTGACCCGGGCGCCGCTTTCCACCGTGAAGTCGCGGCTCTATCGCGGGCTGGCGGCTATCAAGCCCACGCTCGAGGCCTCCGCGCGGCCCGTCGAGGTTGCTGGATGA
- a CDS encoding dicarboxylate/amino acid:cation symporter, translating to MSAHTESSRPKLGSRRAENAFFAAAVLVFIAGIALSFAPSLAASAFVLRWIGLVLFLPVAWRRRSLLVWTFYAMIAGVVLGLDAPHFSGQLRVIGDVFLRLIRMIVAPLIFGGIVTGIAGHSELKGVGRVALKAVLFFEVVTTLGLVLGLIAINLSHAGVGVTLPATSQAVAPAAHSETWQQLILNIFPENIAQAVAQNQILQVAIFSLLFGTALATLPESKRAPLVTVLQSLTDTMFRMTKIIMVIAPLAAGAAMAYTVSSAGLHLLASLALLAVTYYGAIAAFILLVLIPILVAGRISVRRFAAAIAEPAAIGFATTSSEAALPLAMERLEEFGVPRWIVSFVVPTGYSFNMTGSSVYLTMAAIFAAQAAGIHLSLGEQLIMLATLMLTSKGVAGVPRATLVVLMASAADLHIPSSAILVLLGVDTLMDMGRSAMNVIGNCMAAVVVARWEGELQDQSA from the coding sequence TTGAGCGCCCATACCGAATCGAGCCGTCCCAAACTCGGCAGCCGTCGTGCGGAGAATGCATTCTTCGCCGCCGCAGTCCTGGTCTTCATTGCGGGTATCGCGCTGAGCTTTGCTCCGTCCCTTGCCGCGTCGGCATTCGTGCTTCGCTGGATCGGGCTGGTCCTTTTCCTGCCGGTGGCATGGCGTCGGCGTTCGCTTCTGGTGTGGACGTTCTACGCGATGATTGCGGGTGTGGTGCTGGGGCTGGATGCGCCGCACTTTTCCGGGCAGCTTCGCGTTATTGGAGATGTCTTCCTTCGGCTGATCCGCATGATCGTCGCGCCGCTGATCTTCGGCGGCATCGTCACGGGTATAGCAGGGCACAGTGAACTCAAGGGCGTTGGTCGTGTCGCGCTCAAGGCCGTTCTCTTCTTTGAGGTCGTCACAACGCTGGGGCTCGTACTCGGACTCATCGCCATCAACCTGTCGCATGCGGGCGTGGGTGTTACGCTCCCGGCCACATCGCAGGCCGTCGCCCCGGCCGCACACTCCGAGACCTGGCAGCAGCTCATCCTGAACATCTTCCCTGAGAACATCGCCCAGGCCGTAGCCCAGAACCAGATTCTGCAGGTGGCTATCTTCTCCTTGCTGTTCGGCACCGCGCTCGCCACATTGCCCGAGTCGAAACGTGCTCCGCTGGTGACGGTGCTGCAATCGCTCACGGACACGATGTTCCGCATGACGAAGATCATCATGGTGATTGCGCCACTGGCTGCCGGCGCCGCTATGGCATATACCGTCAGCAGCGCGGGGCTACACTTGTTGGCGAGCCTGGCCCTGCTGGCAGTCACCTACTACGGGGCCATCGCCGCATTCATTCTGCTTGTTCTGATTCCGATTCTTGTGGCTGGCAGGATCTCGGTGCGCCGCTTCGCCGCTGCCATCGCGGAGCCTGCGGCGATCGGCTTCGCGACGACGAGCTCAGAGGCCGCTCTGCCTCTCGCGATGGAACGCCTGGAGGAGTTCGGCGTTCCGCGCTGGATCGTCTCCTTCGTGGTACCGACCGGGTACAGCTTCAACATGACGGGTTCGAGCGTCTACCTGACGATGGCGGCCATCTTCGCCGCGCAGGCTGCCGGAATCCATCTGTCGCTTGGCGAGCAGCTCATCATGCTGGCCACACTCATGCTCACCAGCAAGGGAGTAGCGGGAGTGCCGCGGGCGACGCTGGTGGTGTTGATGGCCTCTGCCGCCGACCTGCACATCCCGTCCAGCGCGATTCTGGTGCTGCTCGGTGTCGATACCCTAATGGACATGGGACGGAGCGCAATGAACGTCATCGGCAACTGCATGGCTGCTGTAGTTGTGGCTCGGTGGGAAGGCGAACTGCAGGATCAGAGCGCGTAG
- a CDS encoding threonine synthase, whose protein sequence is MPQVAFLECSRCCLHHDATTPQTVCTACAGSLYVRYDLSAATGTAVRDRIGTTEQDHRWSGMGRYRDVLPAVDPVTLGEGWTPMLPSRRNGNVWLKEEGANPTGTFKARGLALAVTMARHYGLKKLAAPTAGNAGGALAAYAAAAGMEAHIFMPKDTPMANQVECRAYGAHLTLVDGLISDCGRMVAERSPKEGWFDVSTLKEPYRVEGKKTMGYELVEQLGWEYPDAVFYPTGGGVGMIGMWKAFLEMEELGWVSGRRPKMIAVQAAGCAPVVRAFQQGQAASQMWQDAHTAASGLRVPKPYGDYIILDIVRQSGGTAVALSDDTIFASLKDWASHEGLLLSPEGAAATAAYDHLIRTGFLSPDETVVLFNTGTGNKYTDVIGARV, encoded by the coding sequence ATGCCCCAGGTTGCGTTCCTCGAGTGCTCTCGCTGCTGCCTTCATCACGATGCAACGACGCCACAAACCGTCTGCACGGCATGCGCCGGATCCCTCTACGTGCGCTACGATCTGTCCGCCGCGACGGGCACGGCGGTCCGCGACCGCATCGGGACCACCGAACAGGATCACCGCTGGAGCGGCATGGGTCGTTATCGCGACGTACTGCCTGCCGTCGACCCGGTCACTCTCGGCGAGGGCTGGACGCCCATGCTCCCGAGCCGACGCAACGGCAACGTCTGGCTGAAAGAAGAAGGCGCCAATCCAACTGGCACCTTCAAGGCGCGCGGCCTTGCGCTCGCCGTGACCATGGCGCGGCACTACGGTCTCAAAAAGTTGGCTGCGCCTACGGCCGGGAACGCCGGCGGGGCGCTCGCGGCTTATGCCGCGGCGGCTGGCATGGAAGCCCATATCTTCATGCCCAAAGACACGCCCATGGCCAACCAGGTTGAGTGCCGCGCTTACGGCGCACACCTCACGCTGGTCGACGGCCTCATCTCCGACTGCGGACGCATGGTTGCCGAACGCTCTCCCAAAGAAGGCTGGTTCGACGTCTCCACGCTGAAGGAGCCCTACCGCGTTGAAGGCAAGAAGACCATGGGCTACGAACTGGTCGAACAACTTGGATGGGAGTATCCCGATGCGGTCTTTTATCCCACCGGCGGCGGCGTTGGCATGATCGGCATGTGGAAGGCTTTTCTCGAAATGGAGGAGCTCGGTTGGGTCAGCGGCCGGCGTCCAAAGATGATCGCCGTGCAGGCAGCCGGATGCGCGCCGGTCGTGCGTGCCTTCCAGCAAGGCCAGGCTGCCAGCCAGATGTGGCAGGACGCGCACACCGCAGCTTCAGGCCTGCGCGTCCCCAAGCCCTATGGCGACTACATCATTCTCGACATCGTGCGGCAGTCCGGCGGAACAGCAGTCGCGCTGAGTGACGACACGATCTTCGCCTCGTTGAAGGACTGGGCCAGCCATGAGGGCCTGCTGCTCTCCCCCGAAGGCGCTGCCGCGACAGCGGCCTACGATCACCTCATCCGCACCGGCTTCCTCAGCCCCGACGAAACCGTCGTGCTGTTCAACACCGGCACCGGCAACAAGTACACCGACGTGATTGGAGCGCGCGTCTAG
- a CDS encoding FmdB family zinc ribbon protein, producing MPLYEYRCTSCGHRFEKIQKVSDAPETACPKCGGELIRPLTAPALQFKGAGWYVNDYAAKPSGGSSSDSGATKSESKSGSESGGSTSESKPAAESKPAATESKPASGSSS from the coding sequence TTGCCCCTGTACGAATATCGCTGCACCAGCTGCGGCCACCGTTTCGAGAAGATCCAGAAAGTCAGTGACGCGCCGGAGACGGCTTGTCCCAAGTGCGGCGGCGAACTGATTCGCCCGCTTACTGCGCCCGCTCTGCAGTTCAAGGGCGCCGGCTGGTATGTGAACGACTACGCTGCGAAGCCTTCGGGCGGGTCCAGTTCGGATTCCGGCGCGACCAAGTCAGAATCCAAATCGGGTTCGGAGTCTGGCGGTTCGACCAGCGAATCGAAGCCGGCCGCCGAGTCGAAGCCCGCAGCGACGGAATCGAAGCCTGCATCGGGCAGCAGTTCCTGA
- a CDS encoding DUF2911 domain-containing protein, with the protein MKRLLVCTGLLAASLFAVAQQKPAASPAEKATGTVGGHTVTIDYSAPSVKGREGQLFGKDGRISKDPHYPIWRAGANAATTLTTDGAIKVGDINVPASKYTLFVDISDPDNWTLVVNKKTGEWGLAYDASQDLGKTKMDMSKPSSMVEKLKYTIADGKLTLAWENHQASVPLSAQ; encoded by the coding sequence ATGAAACGTCTTTTGGTCTGTACCGGACTCCTGGCAGCCTCGCTGTTTGCCGTCGCCCAGCAGAAGCCTGCGGCAAGCCCAGCTGAGAAGGCTACAGGCACAGTTGGCGGCCACACCGTCACGATCGACTACTCGGCACCCAGCGTGAAGGGCCGCGAAGGGCAGCTCTTCGGCAAAGACGGGCGCATCTCCAAGGATCCTCATTATCCGATTTGGCGCGCCGGAGCTAATGCCGCCACCACCCTCACAACGGATGGAGCCATCAAAGTCGGCGATATCAACGTACCTGCCAGCAAGTACACCCTCTTTGTCGATATCTCAGACCCCGACAACTGGACGCTGGTCGTTAACAAGAAGACCGGCGAGTGGGGTCTGGCCTATGACGCTTCCCAGGACTTGGGCAAGACGAAGATGGACATGTCCAAGCCGTCGTCGATGGTTGAAAAACTCAAGTACACGATTGCGGACGGTAAGCTCACGCTAGCTTGGGAAAACCATCAGGCATCAGTACCCCTTTCGGCGCAGTAA
- the prpB gene encoding methylisocitrate lyase codes for MTNTSDGQSPGARFRAAVAEEKPLQVAGAINAYTARLAEATGFRALYLSGGGVAANSLGMPDLGISTMEDVLIDVRRITDATSLPLLVDIDTGWGSAFNIARTIHSMIKAGAGAVHMEDQIGAKRCGHRPGKELVSTDEMVDRIKAAVDAKTDPSFVLMARTDALANEGIDSAIERAQAYVAAGADMIFAEAVTDLAQYTKFRAAVGVPILANITEFGQTPLWTRDELARADVDIILYCCGAYRAMNAAALKVYETIRHEGTQKSAVPLMQSRADLYKYLDYHAYEQKLDELFARKKN; via the coding sequence ATGACAAACACTTCAGACGGACAATCGCCAGGTGCACGGTTCCGCGCTGCCGTGGCGGAGGAAAAGCCGCTCCAGGTGGCCGGCGCCATCAATGCTTATACAGCCCGGCTCGCCGAGGCCACAGGCTTTCGGGCGCTCTATCTCTCGGGCGGTGGTGTGGCGGCCAACTCGCTCGGAATGCCGGACCTTGGCATCAGCACCATGGAAGACGTACTCATCGACGTCCGCCGCATCACCGACGCGACTTCCCTTCCGCTGCTGGTCGACATCGACACCGGCTGGGGATCTGCGTTCAATATTGCGCGCACCATTCACTCCATGATCAAGGCCGGCGCGGGCGCCGTGCACATGGAAGACCAGATCGGCGCGAAACGCTGCGGCCATCGTCCAGGCAAGGAACTAGTCTCTACCGATGAGATGGTCGACCGCATCAAAGCTGCGGTTGATGCCAAGACCGATCCTTCCTTCGTCCTCATGGCACGCACTGACGCGCTCGCCAACGAAGGAATTGACTCCGCCATAGAACGTGCGCAGGCCTATGTCGCCGCGGGTGCCGACATGATCTTCGCCGAAGCCGTTACCGATCTCGCCCAGTACACGAAATTCCGCGCGGCGGTCGGTGTGCCCATACTCGCCAACATCACCGAGTTCGGACAAACACCGCTGTGGACCCGCGATGAGCTCGCCCGCGCCGACGTCGACATCATCCTCTACTGCTGCGGAGCCTATCGCGCCATGAACGCCGCCGCGCTCAAGGTTTACGAGACGATCCGCCACGAAGGCACGCAGAAGAGCGCGGTTCCGCTCATGCAGTCGCGCGCCGACTTGTACAAATATCTCGACTACCATGCGTACGAGCAAAAGCTCGACGAACTCTTTGCGAGAAAGAAAAACTGA
- a CDS encoding FG-GAP repeat domain-containing protein encodes MHLRFVASAAAFALLSALPALAQTPSFQTTAYQNNLSGSSYGLNGHITADLNGDGLDDFISAVSPSFDAGCTGSFAVTLSKGDGTYAAPVCYDVPSGDAIAFAAADFNRTGNISLIVGTGQGVFYWFMNTGVGVLQYRGVAAGISSAPAGLIAADFNHDGNPDLATIIPGPTSTNVNDLVVFDGNGDGTFSTGPYLYFTLKQPQDIQLGDFDNDNNTDIAVHGYNGSLVLYGDGHSAFSKGTLVGGSPIAYRAVDLSSNGATDLIGTPLPTTSGRGPTTYFKHLDIQYGRTNRTFNEQYVYLKSCTPDYTPPSVADVNGDGINDIIVIEASDCQGNAPWSVNVLPGKGDGTYGPEQVIYQLGTVAFFETHVIRANRDTKPDLMFFQQSPIGPFQDLAQNTTTGNFPKCNPPLYGYDIEVCAPTATTGAASPVTFSFGASNNSLARDIEVWVDGNKIADQLKQAFSNYNFVDTTATLAAGQHHVDVYAKAWDSEVRSTSFDLTVGSNVCPKNGENINICSPILHSTLPSTVTAYARGTGDPSGITRMELWVDGAKRYSTYASDTLKTQVILTPGIHTFTYYEVMASGQILRRDVQASVE; translated from the coding sequence ATGCACCTTCGTTTTGTTGCCTCAGCGGCAGCCTTCGCGCTGCTGTCCGCTCTTCCTGCGCTTGCGCAGACGCCCTCCTTCCAGACCACTGCTTATCAGAACAACCTTTCAGGTTCGAGCTACGGCCTGAACGGCCACATTACTGCGGACCTCAATGGCGATGGCCTCGATGACTTCATATCGGCAGTGTCGCCATCGTTCGACGCGGGCTGCACCGGCTCGTTTGCCGTCACGCTTTCCAAAGGCGACGGCACATACGCCGCGCCGGTCTGCTATGACGTGCCCAGTGGCGATGCGATCGCATTCGCCGCCGCTGACTTTAACCGCACCGGCAACATCAGCCTCATCGTAGGCACAGGGCAAGGTGTCTTTTATTGGTTCATGAACACGGGAGTCGGCGTGTTGCAGTATCGTGGAGTCGCCGCCGGCATCTCCTCTGCGCCGGCCGGTTTGATTGCGGCTGACTTCAACCACGACGGCAATCCTGACCTCGCCACGATCATCCCCGGTCCTACCAGCACAAACGTCAATGACCTGGTCGTGTTCGATGGCAACGGCGATGGTACCTTCAGCACCGGACCTTATCTCTATTTCACACTGAAGCAGCCGCAGGACATTCAGCTAGGCGACTTCGATAACGATAACAACACCGACATCGCTGTGCACGGTTACAACGGTTCGCTTGTCCTCTACGGCGACGGACATAGCGCCTTTTCCAAAGGCACGCTTGTGGGAGGATCTCCGATCGCTTACAGGGCGGTCGATTTGAGCAGCAATGGCGCGACTGATCTAATAGGCACACCTCTGCCCACCACCAGCGGCCGTGGCCCTACCACTTACTTCAAGCACCTCGATATTCAGTACGGCCGCACCAATCGCACCTTCAACGAACAGTACGTCTATCTGAAGAGCTGCACTCCCGATTACACGCCGCCTTCGGTCGCGGACGTAAACGGCGACGGCATTAACGACATCATTGTCATCGAAGCTTCTGACTGCCAGGGCAATGCACCGTGGAGCGTGAACGTTTTACCCGGCAAGGGTGATGGCACCTATGGCCCGGAGCAGGTGATTTATCAGCTTGGAACGGTGGCCTTCTTCGAGACACATGTGATCCGCGCAAACCGTGATACCAAGCCGGACCTCATGTTTTTCCAGCAGTCGCCCATCGGGCCGTTCCAGGATCTCGCTCAGAACACCACCACCGGTAACTTCCCCAAGTGCAATCCGCCCCTGTATGGCTATGACATTGAGGTCTGCGCCCCTACCGCAACTACAGGGGCTGCTTCGCCCGTGACCTTCAGCTTCGGGGCATCCAACAACAGCCTGGCACGCGATATCGAGGTATGGGTTGACGGGAACAAGATAGCTGACCAGCTTAAGCAAGCCTTCTCCAACTACAACTTCGTCGATACCACCGCTACGCTAGCAGCTGGTCAGCACCATGTAGATGTGTATGCAAAGGCCTGGGATTCCGAAGTTCGTTCCACGAGTTTCGATCTCACGGTGGGCAGCAATGTCTGTCCGAAGAACGGCGAGAACATCAACATCTGCAGCCCGATTCTGCATTCGACTTTGCCATCGACAGTGACTGCGTACGCCCGCGGAACGGGCGACCCTAGCGGGATTACGCGCATGGAGCTTTGGGTAGATGGCGCCAAACGCTACTCGACCTATGCGTCTGACACTCTGAAGACGCAAGTGATCCTAACTCCCGGCATTCACACCTTCACGTACTACGAAGTGATGGCCAGCGGACAGATCCTCCGGCGTGACGTGCAGGCTAGCGTGGAATAA